A single Lolium perenne isolate Kyuss_39 chromosome 6, Kyuss_2.0, whole genome shotgun sequence DNA region contains:
- the LOC127305268 gene encoding remorin has translation MEMQEPKGAHAVAPPPTTVEAGKPAGVGGVVHNGPPAPAQKAHAPAGDGGVPPAPVPASADNAKAAAGSADRDAVLAKVEMERKLSMVKAWEEHERSKVDNRAEHKMSSILSWENTKKASIEAKLRTREEKLEKKKAEYAEKMRNRMATIHKEAEEKRASVEAKRQEEVLKYQETAAKHRSTGTTPKKKFLQCFG, from the exons atggagatgcAGGAGCCAAAGGGAGCGCacgcggtggcgccgccgccgaCCACCGTTGAGGCCGGCAAGCCTGCCGGCGTTGGTGGAGTTGTCCATA ATGGGCCGCCGGCACCAGCACAGAAAGCGCATGCACCAGCAGGGGACGGCG GTGTTCCTCCAGCACCGGTGCCAGCATCAGCAGACAACGCAAAAGCAGCAGCGGGTTCAGCTGACCGAG ATGCCGTGCTCGCCAAGGTGGAGATGGAGAGGAAGCTGTCGATGGTCAAGGCGTGGGAGGAGCACGAGAGGAGCAAAGTCGACAACAG GGCTGAGCACAAGATGTCCTCCATCCTGTCGTGGGAGAACACCAAGAAGGCGTCGATCGAAGCCAAGCTGCGAACACGGGAG GAGAAGCTGGAGAAGAAGAAGGCAGAGTACGCGGAGAAGATGAGGAACCGGATGGCGACGATCCACAAGGAGGCGGAGGAGAAGAGGGCGTCCGTGGAGGCGAAGCGGCAGGAGGAGGTGCTCAAGTACCAGGAGACGGCGGCGAAGCACCGGTCAACAGGGACCACGCCCAAGAAGAAATTCCTCCAGTGTTTCGGCTAA